The DNA region AGGACTTTAACAGATAtctgttgttttaatgtatttgctGCTGTTGACCTATAGAACTGAACATGTGCAGAAGCCTAAATGATTGCTAAAATCTCTCCACTGCAAACACAAACTGTGCTTAATGATGAACTCATCATCAATAGTATCTTCATATCAGTTTACAGCCAGAACCAGGATGTCACTGTTTCCTACACTACTGGATGCAGGGCAGCGTAGTTGTCTTGATTATAGATGTAGAATCCTGGGTAAACACTCTCAGTGAATCTGGTGCGGAAGGTGTACAGGTGACTGACTCTGTTAGTGTTTGGGGAGACCCTATAGAAGGACAAAGTGCCAGCAGGCCAGTCCAGATACACTCCAACTCGTTTGCAGCCAGCAGGAGGAATAACGTCTGTCCACACCTTACCATTGTTCCATGCACAGAGGTCATTGCCGTATAGGCCAAAGTACCAGGATATGGTGTTAGATCCAAGCCCACTGCTGCTGTCCTTTCCTATCCTGGCAATTCCTTTGTAGGTAACACCTACACCTACTTCATTGTAATAACCCTCACTGAACTCTACCTCCCAGTAACACCGCCCAGTCAGCCCCTCTGTGCACAGCACCTGAGGACGCTGGTCAAACCTGTCTGGGTGTGGAGGATACTCCTGCCACGGTCCATACGTTGCCTTTTTCTCGTCCTCAGACAGAGTGAGGTAGCCATATGTTGTGTTTGGGTCCAGGGTCAgatcacaggcatctgatggagagatcACAATAGAATCTGTTAGCAGAATCCTTCACCACCATCTATTACAATTCACAGCAACATTCAACCATAATAAATGGGACTGTGCTTGGTTTAGTTTACATGCTACAATGGTTCATCTTTACTCATGGAAACAGTTTCAGTGTTCATCAGCTTGTGTCTAAGAAATGCTCAGAGTGATGCAAATGCATGAAGATGTACTTACACCAGATGAGATCTCTTTTGTCTGTTATGGTCTGAACAGGAGGGAGGGCAGGCAGTATGAAATTATCTGTGACCTGATGGCCCTCCTCGAAATGGTAGATGGTTGCTCCTTTGTACTTCTCATTTTCGACAGCTGCTATGAGGAAAGAGACTCTCTGGCTCTTCAGGGCTTTGAAAAGTCTGTGGAaggttttggctttttttctcattgtggTCGTCACTTCAGGTGAGGAGTACCACTGGTCCTGTGTTGTTGGAGGGACAATCCTGGTACTTTCTAAGTCGTGTGAATGTAAGTAGTCGGTCAACTGGTCAAGGTAGGGCTCATCGGTTCCCAGGGAGGTGAAAGTGAAGCACAGAGCGTGCTTTACACCTGGAGCAAGAACCTTTGCATCCAACTCTGACTTGTTGCTGACGATGGGTATATTTTCCATTATACCTGTCCAGCTCTTAATGACattaatttctctctctttatcatcCATCCACTTGCTTAATCTGTCATGACTGAATGGTGACTTCTCTCTGTCATCAAAGAGTTTCTCCACCGCCTGTTCATCTTCTTCACCTGCACGGATAGAAGGAAACT from Scomber japonicus isolate fScoJap1 chromosome 13, fScoJap1.pri, whole genome shotgun sequence includes:
- the LOC128371706 gene encoding neoverrucotoxin subunit alpha-like, which translates into the protein MASDHIVVAALGRRFALGKLYDARNDTITDNLLWAGKKIEDNTVESSHRNSAFQMTTSDTLEEKSSLLDVEASMKASFLSGLVEVGGSAKYLNDEKKSQNKNKITLQYKATTTYKHLSMGPKNMQVVDDVSKGSATHVVTGILYGANAFFVFESQRLESSSVQDMQGKIEAVFKKIPSVSVEGQASLQLSDKDKSLVNNLSCRFYGDFILESNPTTFEEAIKTYQQLPNLLRENEGKSVPMKVWLTPLKNLVPSSADLNGEICIGLITKAEKALEDVREMEVRCNDSLEDKVVGKFSQVEEKMQRFKKRCSDYTFHLQGIMKKKFPSIRAGEEDEQAVEKLFDDREKSPFSHDRLSKWMDDKEREINVIKSWTGIMENIPIVSNKSELDAKVLAPGVKHALCFTFTSLGTDEPYLDQLTDYLHSHDLESTRIVPPTTQDQWYSSPEVTTTMRKKAKTFHRLFKALKSQRVSFLIAAVENEKYKGATIYHFEEGHQVTDNFILPALPPVQTITDKRDLIWYACDLTLDPNTTYGYLTLSEDEKKATYGPWQEYPPHPDRFDQRPQVLCTEGLTGRCYWEVEFSEGYYNEVGVGVTYKGIARIGKDSSSGLGSNTISWYFGLYGNDLCAWNNGKVWTDVIPPAGCKRVGVYLDWPAGTLSFYRVSPNTNRVSHLYTFRTRFTESVYPGFYIYNQDNYAALHPVV